The genomic region GTTTCATTTAAAGTGTCGTGGGAtttaacaaatgtttttatttaaaaatatattcttgtgTAAACCTACATGAACATTAAAAAGTTAGTTAGTTGCATCCGAAAGCACGAAAGTCACCAATTGCATTTATTTACTACGATAATTAGTAAGTTTTGTTAAGTTATTTGGTTAAGAGACTGACATTACGAATGTCTACCTGCAAAATGCTGTGATAACGATTATAGTCGCATCGGCTGATATTATACGagttgtatatttaataataaatgtgattttgttaaatgaaaacataaatagcaaacattatctttttaatttaatactatattCTCATCTTCCAAGGTACAGTatgttaattgaatttttatgtacatttttgtttGAATCGAAGACGTATTAgtgaagaattaattaaatatttatattttggaactgatcaattttttattgataagaaTGCCGTGAAGTAAGATATACCCGTtcgtatcaccttaagatgatTAGGAAACGATTAGAAACATACGAATTATTTCTTACATgctgtaaattatttttctcttgtaCTTACCGCGGCGAAGACCGCCATTGATAACGGAAACAAATTACCTGCTGTCAGTTTGCACGGCACAATACTTTTGTGAAGAATTATGATTAACAATGATTTTAGCCTTGGTGAGAAGTTGTACCATTCCGCCGCATATCTGAAAGGATATatctttagtttttatttatatttttaatatatatgcatCGTACAAACTCTAAAGACTATCATAAGTTAAAAAATGActgttttaagaaaaatcttacgtaataatttttaatatatcagaACTTTATATATTtgcgtaatatattttatgcatattgcgattaaaataaaagaaatattttgatttacaattatattttaaaatactctaAAAtcgatttacaaattttgtaatcgaaaattacgaaaatttatgagaatataaaataatcattacgCTCGATGGAATATATTCTGACTTTCGTCCATTAATTTCTGACCAGAATAACATACGATCATCAGTTGCAATAACGCTCCGGTTATTATACACATAAATCTAATCATTTCTTCTATTTGGTCTAACACATAGACAATCTATAATAAATCAAAGGTACTATATATCTATACACCATCtgaaatataatcaaatttctACGAAATTTAcgatatcataaattttttaatgtaatatatcaaTGCTAGTTATTCGGAAATTAgatatttaagaattatatatatcagtatataaatatttaatgcttACTCGAATTCCCAATAGACTAAAGCACAcaccaattaaaaataaaaaactaaatccAACAATCTTGTGGGTGTCATTTAATACGATGACATAtctaataatgattttaattaatcatatattttcattaaatataatactttcatattcatatttttggtacaagaaaaaaaaaacggtctTGAAAGATCATACGAAGAAAAATCTCTTACTCTAAAGTAAGTTGATGTTTTTTTATACACGTGATGTACTCtcgatatattattttctcattgagtattttatattcttcatttGGGTAACGTTCGAGTTTGTTCATTTTGTTATCGGTATTCATATTCGATATTATGTTCTCGATTTGTCGACTGCAACATGAGCAATAAtattttgtgcaaaaatatCTTGAAAGTTTTAGTTTCCCGTACTTACccaataatttgaaataagcTGCATGCATGTGCGGTACACACTATATGCATACTATCGACAGCCACCATAATACTTACACCAAAAATGATCACAATAGAGGTGTGTAAAAAGATTGGGAAAAAATACTTATCTCGATCTATTCCATATTCGCTATATAACGCGATATTTCGCGGACGCGATTTATTAAGAGGTAATACGATATCGAGAAACATTGGTCCTAATGAGGGTATCATTATAAACAAAGACATCATTGTGTATGTTAGTGctacaaatttgtaaaatatatgttatccttcctaatatatatatatatatatatatatatacatacatacaaagtGCGTTTGTTACTATCTTCTCtatcaatctttttttctagtaaatatataatttacttactTGAATAAAGTATTGTAAATTTGTGTGATATATGAgagtaatttttcaaaattctaacgtccatttcatttgtaaatatattccaATGATCTTCCATAATTTCGTATAAACGACGaaactaattgtaaaaaaacacaTGCACGAAATAAACTGTCTTggtgaagtatctaaaaatttacagagctgaaaataattttattgttttatcaaaacaattatgaagaacgttcaagcatgatgagcgatcctgtaaaaagttttaacatgcCAGCAACAAACTTGaatattcaacataattattttcaggtctgtatctaactaaattttagcaaaaccgATTTTTTCGTACGTCAAcatgattaaatatatacatacaagaaatttatttaaataaaaattaataaaaaaaaagagtaaatctattatgtaatatgttGGATAATTACCTTGTCGCGATTCCAAAGCTGATTTAATAACTTTGTGATGAAAGCTAACGATACAACTATTTGATAAAggctttcaaaaattatttgccCATTGTGTCTGTGCATATATAATGTTACTATCTACAGACAAATTACTATTTAGCAAATGTATTATACgaagaaaaacattattttttgatgtgatcaacatttttaaaaactaattgatGTACTgagaaattgaaatataatgaCCGCATTACCTCAAATGgcaaataagttatttgaattGCAAACAACAACATTGGTAACCAACATCTCATGAGCTTATATTGGAACGGCCAAAGACCAAGCCaccataaaaatcttttattgatattatgCTCCCTAAGTATATTCACTAGCATGACTCCCTTCTGCTCGTTTTCGAAGCACTACGGAAATGAGGGAGCGCGACATGTGCGATTCGATCGATTTCGTGACACGAGTTTGAACGACAAACTAGAAGTCGTAGAACTAAAATTACGGGATATCATCTATGGTTATAGCACCAGTTATATTACttctattttaaaaactgtCTAGTTGCTATTAAATTGACTAGATGCTATGCTTAGTAGATTGTAACTTTGCGCTCATCATTTCAGAATGACTTTTGCACGCTGATGTATCGCGTGACACGATAGTTGAGAACTAAAGGTCCGTCTATAATAGCGGTAGTAATAATGGATTAAAGAGTAACGTCGGATTAAGCAAAATGGGTGAAATCCATTTCCTACGATCTACACTTACTCTCAGCCAATGAGAGCTCAGTAATAATGCGGAAACTAGTGCGATTGActcattataacttttatttacacGCTGTTTATAGACATTGGGACATAAGAACGCCTTAATTTTATAGTCTAGGTCCAATGCTTACTCCATAATCTACTACTACTATTGTAGAATAACCCTAATGTCAATGAAAGATAATTGCGTCATATTTTctcttgttttaaatttataaataatttattttacactttctAACTCAAGTTGCAGTATTAgtaaatgcaaattttgtcgGTATAAAAtgctcgaaaaaaaaaaacagtgatATATCTTTACGGTTTCttgtatttattaacattttgccAAAATTAATATTGTGTTCTTGTTCATATATCAAGAATGTATAGTCTGTAATCTGAAAATTCACTAATAGGATACGATAGTTGTTAGGTTTTGTATTTATCATGTCAGTTGCATATTGTAAAAATCGTTTTTTGATAAACAAtcgttttctaaaaaatttccaaaaaaataaaacatctttTCTAGTCCTGTAAAAAGACACCATTCGGATTGCAGCGTCAATTTCTCAAGATGCGCTGTATACACGATACTCAATCAAGTTCAAAAAGTGAAGTCTCATTGTAagtctataattataaaaactgtgAGAAGATTGATCAATTcaatgaattcttttttaatagttataataataataattctgaatATGGAAGTTACATTTGTTTGCTCATAATATGACCTCATACCAATTCAATAGTATGTGCTTTCATATATACATCGTACACTCTGCTGTGTCACTTGAGATAAGACATTTAATCTCTAAACTATTTATAGACACGAGTTACGTGTTGCAGACGCAGTTAGTATTTGATCGTACACAAGACTCGTCATGCAATTTCAAGAAGATTCGCGAATCTGCGCTTTCGTGTCTCAAAGAACAGTCTTCGCAAATAGCGTCCGACCGGCTACATTAGTCGTATACGATGAAAAAATACAGGAAATATCGTACAACACCGGTGAAGACGTTGTACGATATTTGTCACAGGTAAGTTTTGCATCGATCATCCGAGACAGGAAACGAAACGCGAATCGACGTGTACGTTTCAGAAATATCCCGGCATTCGGTTTAACGATTACGGCTCGTTAGTGCTAATGCCTGGAATAATAGACTCCCATGTGCATATAAATGAGCCCGGAAGAACCGA from Solenopsis invicta isolate M01_SB chromosome 7, UNIL_Sinv_3.0, whole genome shotgun sequence harbors:
- the LOC105195874 gene encoding odorant receptor 9a yields the protein MLVNILREHNINKRFLWWLGLWPFQYKLMRCWLPMLLFAIQITYLPFEIVTLYMHRHNGQIIFESLYQIVVSLAFITKLLNQLWNRDKFRRLYEIMEDHWNIFTNEMDVRILKNYSHISHKFTILYSTLTYTMMSLFIMIPSLGPMFLDIVLPLNKSRPRNIALYSEYGIDRDKYFFPIFLHTSIVIIFGVSIMVAVDSMHIVCTAHACSLFQIIGRQIENIISNMNTDNKMNKLERYPNEEYKILNEKIIYREYITCIKKHQLTLEYVIVLNDTHKIVGFSFLFLIGVCFSLLGIRIVYVLDQIEEMIRFMCIITGALLQLMIVCYSGQKLMDESQNIFHRAYAAEWYNFSPRLKSLLIIILHKSIVPCKLTAGNLFPLSMAVFAAVIRTGISYFTAFLSIKN